One Setaria italica strain Yugu1 chromosome I, Setaria_italica_v2.0, whole genome shotgun sequence DNA window includes the following coding sequences:
- the LOC101782208 gene encoding uncharacterized protein LOC101782208 isoform X1, whose amino-acid sequence MPRASGSGGEEVEVDLWAMAAELERQFAGYKQRLAERDGTAAREHDDDTGGGGDDEGEAEAGGRSSCSDVRGRMYEAYVRRRDERLREGWHARMERKEAEVKALWAQLELTGRAFAAAERAPGGGGGGDPTATTAAGDERKAERSDDDKRRSSDTALAPRRITGKKHARARSFSSSMTTSRSRTDAGRRRALSQEPPPPETHASAEASKDNRVRPGGGAGAVTTAATATPKTSLRRKNSGKGHGSTKPAGPKLPRSLPRRASSGALEALGREVVLLPNADAAAPVRSSSSECATHDETPKASPPWPFVVKEGSSGITCAENAGVASPESDRGEAFEGVPEGEPETKNAGVEKRCEEKVDASPDKPGNPNGEITSDSETEPSYVFINKDAAEEQAMTVSEPSKLAGSDAALDSDVRTNEENAEATPAPADATAAEIATTNAEEAPARESSDESSFSVRSGLSARPSCSSRDQSIERLLEADAVLLRKKREERAEKSTPKTPGSAGSRVSGAARSPRDTVRGFRRFLSFGKKNRGREVTVIDCTSPSVPSLADDDSASGGWQSAGSIKPRMGSSDAASDDTDHGYTASPQAACSLRSLVAASPAKSELAEIVPQEKSPKVHRSFFTFRSLNCGRG is encoded by the exons ATGCCGCGCGcttccggctccggcggcgaggaggtggaggtggacctGTGGGCGATGGCCGCCGAGCTGGAGCGGCAGTTCGCGGGGTACAAGCAGCGGCTCGCCGAGCGGgacggcacggcggcgcgcgagcacgacgacgacacgggcggcggcggggacgatgaaggggaggcggaggcgggaggtcgcagcagctgcagcgacGTGAGGGGGAGGATGTACGAGGCGTACGTGCGGCGGAGGGACGAGCGGCTGCGGGAAGGGTGGCACGCGCGCATGGAGCGCAAGGAGGCCGAGGTCAAAGCGCTCTGGGCGCAGCTCGAGCTCACCGGCCGCGCCTTCGCGGCAGCGGAGagggcgcccggcggcggcggcggcggtgacccgACGGCGACGACCGCCGCCGGAGATGAG AGGAAAGCTGAGCGGAGCGACGATGACAAGAGAAGAAGCTCTGACACTGCTCTTGCTCCGAGGAGGATCACCGGCAAGAAGCACGCGCGGGCCAGGAGCTTCTCGTCGTCCATGACCACGAGCAGGAGCCGCACCGAcgccgggaggcggcgggcgctgTCGCAAGAACCGCCACCGCCAGAGACACACGCCTCTGCGGAAGCCAGCAAGGACAACCGAGTGCGCCCGGGCGGCGGTGCCGGTGCGGTGACAACCGCAGCGACGGCGACACCGAAGACATCTCTGCGTCGCAAGAACTCCGGGAAAGGGCACGGGTCCACGAAGCCGGCGGGGCCGAAGTTGCCGCGCTCTCTGCCCCGACGGGCTAGCTCAGGCGCCCTCGAGGCTCTCGGCAGAGAGGTTGTTCTGCTGCCGAACGCCGATGCGGCTGCGCCCGTGCGGAGCAGCTCGAGCGAGTGTGCTACCCATGACGAAACCCCGAAGGCTTCTCCCCCGTGGCCGTTCGTTGTCAAGGAAGGCAGTAGCGGCATCACCTGTGCAGAGAACGCGGGGGTCGCCTCGCCGGAGTCAGATCGCGGCGAGGCGTTCGAAGGTGTGCCGGAGGGCGAACCTGAAACCAAAAACGCCGGCGTCGAGAAACGCTGCGAAGAGAAGGTCGACGCGTCTCCTGACAAGCCTGGCAATCCCAACGGAGAGATCACCAGTGACTCGGAGACCGAGCCGAGCTACGTCTTCATCAACAAGGACGCCGCCGAGGAGCAAGCCATGACGGTTTCTGAGCCTTCGAAATTGGCTGGTTCGGATGCTGCGCTAGATTCAGACGTGAGGACAAACGAAGAGAATGCCGAAGCGACACCGGCGCCCGCCGACGCCACTGCCGCAGAAATCGCGACGACGAATGCCGAGGAAGCGCCGGCGAGAGAGAGCTCCGACGAGTCTTCTTTCTCCGTCAGGTCGGGGCTGAGCGCGCGGCCATCATGCAGCTCCCGGGACCAGTCCATCGAGAGGCTGCTAGAAGCGGACGCCGTTCTCCTGCGGAAGAAGCGCGAGGAGCGCGCGGAGAAGAGCACGCCGAAGACGCCGGGCAGCGCCGGCAGCAGGGTCTCCGGCGCGGCGCGATCGCCGAGAGATACGGTGAGGGGATTCAGGAGGTTCCTGAGCTTCgggaagaagaacagaggccGGGAGGTCACCGTCATCGACTGCACGTCGCCGTCGGTGCCCTCGCTGGCCGACGACGACAGCGCGAGCGGAGGGTGGCAGTCCGCTGGTTCGATCAAGCCCAGGATGGGTTCCTCGGATGCTGCCTCTGATGATACTGACCATGGCTACACGGCATCTCCACAAG CAGCTTGCTCTTTGCGAAGCCTTGTAGCTGCTTCTCCTGCAAAGTCTGAGCTCGCTGAGATAGTTCCACAAGAGAAATCACCAAAAG TTCATCGTTCCTTCTTCACTTTCCGATCGCTCAACTGCGGTAGGGGCTGA
- the LOC101782208 gene encoding uncharacterized protein LOC101782208 isoform X2, protein MPRASGSGGEEVEVDLWAMAAELERQFAGYKQRLAERDGTAAREHDDDTGGGGDDEGEAEAGGRSSCSDVRGRMYEAYVRRRDERLREGWHARMERKEAEVKALWAQLELTGRAFAAAERAPGGGGGGDPTATTAAGDERKAERSDDDKRRSSDTALAPRRITGKKHARARSFSSSMTTSRSRTDAGRRRALSQEPPPPETHASAEASKDNRVRPGGGAGAVTTAATATPKTSLRRKNSGKGHGSTKPAGPKLPRSLPRRASSGALEALGREVVLLPNADAAAPVRSSSSECATHDETPKASPPWPFVVKEGSSGITCAENAGVASPESDRGEAFEGVPEGEPETKNAGVEKRCEEKVDASPDKPGNPNGEITSDSETEPSYVFINKDAAEEQAMTVSEPSKLAGSDAALDSDVRTNEENAEATPAPADATAAEIATTNAEEAPARESSDESSFSVRSGLSARPSCSSRDQSIERLLEADAVLLRKKREERAEKSTPKTPGSAGSRVSGAARSPRDTVRGFRRFLSFGKKNRGREVTVIDCTSPSVPSLADDDSASGGWQSAGSIKPRMGSSDAASDDTDHGYTASPQACSLRSLVAASPAKSELAEIVPQEKSPKVHRSFFTFRSLNCGRG, encoded by the exons ATGCCGCGCGcttccggctccggcggcgaggaggtggaggtggacctGTGGGCGATGGCCGCCGAGCTGGAGCGGCAGTTCGCGGGGTACAAGCAGCGGCTCGCCGAGCGGgacggcacggcggcgcgcgagcacgacgacgacacgggcggcggcggggacgatgaaggggaggcggaggcgggaggtcgcagcagctgcagcgacGTGAGGGGGAGGATGTACGAGGCGTACGTGCGGCGGAGGGACGAGCGGCTGCGGGAAGGGTGGCACGCGCGCATGGAGCGCAAGGAGGCCGAGGTCAAAGCGCTCTGGGCGCAGCTCGAGCTCACCGGCCGCGCCTTCGCGGCAGCGGAGagggcgcccggcggcggcggcggcggtgacccgACGGCGACGACCGCCGCCGGAGATGAG AGGAAAGCTGAGCGGAGCGACGATGACAAGAGAAGAAGCTCTGACACTGCTCTTGCTCCGAGGAGGATCACCGGCAAGAAGCACGCGCGGGCCAGGAGCTTCTCGTCGTCCATGACCACGAGCAGGAGCCGCACCGAcgccgggaggcggcgggcgctgTCGCAAGAACCGCCACCGCCAGAGACACACGCCTCTGCGGAAGCCAGCAAGGACAACCGAGTGCGCCCGGGCGGCGGTGCCGGTGCGGTGACAACCGCAGCGACGGCGACACCGAAGACATCTCTGCGTCGCAAGAACTCCGGGAAAGGGCACGGGTCCACGAAGCCGGCGGGGCCGAAGTTGCCGCGCTCTCTGCCCCGACGGGCTAGCTCAGGCGCCCTCGAGGCTCTCGGCAGAGAGGTTGTTCTGCTGCCGAACGCCGATGCGGCTGCGCCCGTGCGGAGCAGCTCGAGCGAGTGTGCTACCCATGACGAAACCCCGAAGGCTTCTCCCCCGTGGCCGTTCGTTGTCAAGGAAGGCAGTAGCGGCATCACCTGTGCAGAGAACGCGGGGGTCGCCTCGCCGGAGTCAGATCGCGGCGAGGCGTTCGAAGGTGTGCCGGAGGGCGAACCTGAAACCAAAAACGCCGGCGTCGAGAAACGCTGCGAAGAGAAGGTCGACGCGTCTCCTGACAAGCCTGGCAATCCCAACGGAGAGATCACCAGTGACTCGGAGACCGAGCCGAGCTACGTCTTCATCAACAAGGACGCCGCCGAGGAGCAAGCCATGACGGTTTCTGAGCCTTCGAAATTGGCTGGTTCGGATGCTGCGCTAGATTCAGACGTGAGGACAAACGAAGAGAATGCCGAAGCGACACCGGCGCCCGCCGACGCCACTGCCGCAGAAATCGCGACGACGAATGCCGAGGAAGCGCCGGCGAGAGAGAGCTCCGACGAGTCTTCTTTCTCCGTCAGGTCGGGGCTGAGCGCGCGGCCATCATGCAGCTCCCGGGACCAGTCCATCGAGAGGCTGCTAGAAGCGGACGCCGTTCTCCTGCGGAAGAAGCGCGAGGAGCGCGCGGAGAAGAGCACGCCGAAGACGCCGGGCAGCGCCGGCAGCAGGGTCTCCGGCGCGGCGCGATCGCCGAGAGATACGGTGAGGGGATTCAGGAGGTTCCTGAGCTTCgggaagaagaacagaggccGGGAGGTCACCGTCATCGACTGCACGTCGCCGTCGGTGCCCTCGCTGGCCGACGACGACAGCGCGAGCGGAGGGTGGCAGTCCGCTGGTTCGATCAAGCCCAGGATGGGTTCCTCGGATGCTGCCTCTGATGATACTGACCATGGCTACACGGCATCTCCACAAG CTTGCTCTTTGCGAAGCCTTGTAGCTGCTTCTCCTGCAAAGTCTGAGCTCGCTGAGATAGTTCCACAAGAGAAATCACCAAAAG TTCATCGTTCCTTCTTCACTTTCCGATCGCTCAACTGCGGTAGGGGCTGA